The following are encoded together in the Buchnera aphidicola (Acyrthosiphon lactucae) genome:
- the pyk gene encoding pyruvate kinase encodes MLNRLRRTKIVATLGPSTDINNNLEKIIRSGVNVLRFNFSHGSENEHKLRANQAREIMTNLNCHIALLGDLQGPKIRISKFKNNNIFLNIDDFFILDANLGENNGTEERVGIDYKQLPYDLKVGDILLLDDGRIQLKVLKSNHYEILTKVIIGGILSNNKGINKLGGGLSANALTEKDEKDIILASEIDVDYLAISFPRCSDDLKKARKLAKKYGSDAKIIAKIERAEAVINQNSIEDIVLSSDAIMIARGDLGVEIGDSELAGIQKKLIRTARQLNRIVITATQMMESMIINPLPTRAEVMDVANAVLDGSDAVMLSAETASGKYPAETVIKMAKICKGAEKVPSINVSRHRLNAQFNDIEESIAMSAMYVANHLKGITAIITMTESGKTALMTSRITSGLPIFALSRNKKTLNLSTLYRGVTPIYFNSKNNGFKAANEAIILLRDQGFLCTGELVIITQGDIMGKIGKTNTSRILKVV; translated from the coding sequence ATGTTAAATCGATTAAGAAGAACAAAAATTGTAGCTACTTTAGGACCTTCTACAGATATTAATAATAATTTAGAAAAAATAATTCGTTCTGGAGTAAATGTTCTTCGATTCAATTTTTCTCATGGTTCAGAAAATGAACATAAATTAAGAGCAAATCAAGCTAGAGAAATAATGACAAATTTGAATTGTCACATTGCATTGCTTGGTGATTTACAAGGTCCTAAAATTCGAATTTCTAAATTTAAAAATAATAATATTTTTTTAAATATTGATGACTTTTTTATATTAGATGCAAATCTGGGAGAAAATAATGGAACTGAAGAACGAGTAGGTATTGATTATAAACAATTACCATATGATTTAAAAGTAGGTGACATATTATTATTAGATGATGGAAGAATACAGTTAAAAGTATTAAAATCAAATCATTATGAAATATTAACCAAAGTTATTATAGGAGGCATTCTTTCAAATAATAAAGGTATTAATAAATTAGGTGGTGGTCTATCTGCAAACGCATTAACTGAAAAAGATGAAAAAGATATAATTCTTGCATCAGAAATTGATGTGGACTATTTAGCAATATCTTTTCCACGATGCAGCGATGATTTAAAAAAAGCAAGAAAATTAGCTAAAAAATATGGAAGTGATGCTAAAATTATTGCAAAAATAGAACGTGCAGAAGCTGTAATAAATCAAAATTCCATAGAAGATATAGTTTTATCATCAGATGCAATTATGATAGCAAGAGGGGATTTAGGTGTAGAAATTGGAGATTCGGAATTAGCTGGTATTCAAAAAAAATTAATTAGAACTGCTAGACAATTAAATAGAATAGTAATTACTGCGACACAGATGATGGAATCAATGATTATAAATCCATTACCTACTCGTGCAGAAGTGATGGATGTAGCTAATGCTGTTTTAGATGGGAGTGATGCAGTCATGCTTTCAGCTGAAACAGCATCTGGTAAATATCCAGCTGAAACTGTTATAAAGATGGCTAAAATTTGTAAAGGTGCTGAGAAAGTACCAAGTATTAATGTATCTAGACATCGTTTGAATGCGCAATTTAACGATATTGAAGAATCAATTGCTATGTCAGCTATGTATGTCGCTAATCATTTAAAAGGAATTACAGCAATTATAACTATGACAGAATCAGGTAAAACTGCACTTATGACATCTAGAATTACATCTGGATTACCTATTTTTGCCTTGTCAAGAAATAAAAAAACTTTAAATTTATCAACACTTTATAGAGGTGTTACTCCTATATATTTTAATAGTAAGAATAATGGTTTTAAAGCGGCTAATGAAGCAATTATTCTTTTACGTGATCAAGGTTTTTTATGTACTGGAGAATTAGTTATTATTACTCAAGGT
- the zwf gene encoding glucose-6-phosphate dehydrogenase, which translates to MIIETNQACDLVIFGAKGDLTKRKLLPALYKLEKSKKIHEHTRIIAAGRANWNAQDYIKMVKTEIKNFLNEEINEYVWEKLSSRIFFCNIDVYEQLHFFRLKKILNQKKNINIYYCAVPPNTLNSIFKGLGDAYLNSIPSRIILEKPLGTCLETSKKINNQIAKYFLESQIFRIDHYLGKESILNLLALRFANSFFFHNWNNKTIDHIQITVAEEVGIEDRWNYFDMIGQMRDMVQNHMLQILTILTMDQPKNITSESIRHEKVKILRALNPINMNNINKNTVRGQYSSGFIKGEKVPSYLEENGANKSSQTETFIAIKVSLNNKKWFGVPFYIRTGKRLAHKYSEIVVYFKKSPYNLFKNSKLEILQNKLIIRLEPNTNIKFDFINKIPGLEKEYKLEYSQLKSSDFYQKYSKHLIDAYERLLFESMKGIQSLFVCRDEVEEAWKWIDPIIDGWKNTKNNSPQLYTSGTWGPKNSDLMLANDNRYWYQFH; encoded by the coding sequence ATGATCATAGAAACAAATCAAGCGTGCGATTTAGTAATTTTTGGTGCTAAAGGAGATTTAACAAAAAGAAAATTATTACCTGCTTTATATAAATTAGAAAAATCTAAAAAAATACATGAACACACACGTATAATTGCTGCTGGCCGTGCTAATTGGAATGCACAAGATTATATAAAAATGGTTAAAACAGAAATAAAAAATTTTTTAAATGAAGAAATTAACGAGTATGTTTGGGAAAAACTTAGTTCTCGTATATTTTTTTGTAATATTGATGTCTATGAACAATTACATTTTTTTAGATTAAAAAAAATACTGAATCAAAAAAAAAATATAAATATTTATTATTGTGCAGTTCCTCCTAATACGTTAAATTCTATTTTTAAAGGTTTAGGTGATGCATATTTAAATTCTATTCCATCACGTATAATTTTAGAAAAACCACTAGGAACTTGTTTAGAAACATCAAAAAAAATTAATAATCAAATTGCTAAATATTTTTTAGAATCACAAATTTTTCGTATTGATCATTATCTTGGAAAAGAATCGATACTTAATCTTCTTGCTTTAAGATTTGCTAATTCATTTTTTTTTCATAACTGGAATAATAAAACTATTGATCATATCCAAATTACTGTGGCTGAAGAAGTAGGAATTGAAGATAGATGGAATTATTTTGACATGATAGGACAAATGAGAGATATGGTGCAAAACCACATGTTACAAATATTAACAATTCTTACAATGGATCAACCAAAAAACATTACTTCTGAAAGTATTCGACATGAAAAAGTAAAAATATTACGTGCTTTAAATCCTATTAATATGAATAATATAAATAAAAATACTGTTCGAGGACAATATTCCTCCGGATTTATTAAAGGGGAAAAAGTGCCTTCTTATTTAGAAGAAAACGGTGCAAATAAAAGTAGTCAAACTGAAACTTTTATTGCAATAAAAGTTAGTCTGAACAATAAAAAATGGTTTGGTGTACCATTTTATATAAGAACGGGAAAACGTTTAGCACATAAATATTCTGAAATAGTAGTTTATTTTAAAAAAAGCCCTTATAATCTATTTAAAAATTCAAAATTAGAAATATTACAAAATAAATTAATTATACGTTTAGAACCAAATACAAATATTAAATTTGATTTCATAAACAAAATACCAGGATTAGAAAAAGAATATAAACTAGAATATTCTCAATTAAAATCTAGTGATTTTTATCAAAAATACTCTAAACATTTAATTGATGCTTATGAAAGATTATTATTTGAAAGTATGAAAGGTATACAATCTTTATTTGTTTGTCGTGATGAAGTAGAAGAAGCATGGAAATGGATAGATCCAATTATAGATGGTTGGAAAAATACTAAAAACAATTCTCCTCAATTATATACATCTGGAACTTGGGGTCCTAAAAATTCAGATTTAATGCTTGCTAATGATAATCGTTATTGGTATCAATTTCATTAA
- the htpX gene encoding protease HtpX produces MIRIILFLLTNLAVMLIFSLILLITGIQSNSIYSLLIMSGLFGFSGSILSLILSKWIALRSVNGEIITHPRNEIEKWLINTVRKQSIQKGIIMPQIAVYHATDINAFATGARRNSALIAVSTGLLENMSLHEAEAVIAHEISHIANGDMITMTLVQGVVNTFVIFISRMLSQIISNLISTNRNESNVEEKNPFIYFLISTFFELIFGILASIITMWFSRHREFYADASSAKMVGREKMISALNRLKTSHEPQESDNMIAFCINGKSNSFFKLFASHPSLEKRIQALHNKEYM; encoded by the coding sequence ATGATACGTATTATTCTTTTCTTATTAACTAATTTAGCAGTTATGTTAATATTTAGTTTGATTCTTTTAATAACAGGTATTCAGTCTAATAGTATTTACAGTTTATTAATTATGTCAGGTTTATTTGGTTTTAGTGGTTCTATTTTATCATTAATTTTATCAAAATGGATTGCATTACGATCTGTAAATGGTGAAATTATAACGCATCCCCGAAATGAAATAGAAAAGTGGCTTATTAATACTGTTCGAAAACAATCTATTCAAAAAGGTATTATTATGCCTCAAATCGCAGTTTATCATGCAACGGATATTAATGCATTTGCAACAGGTGCACGTCGTAATTCTGCTTTAATTGCTGTTTCTACGGGATTATTAGAAAATATGAGTCTTCATGAAGCAGAAGCAGTAATTGCTCACGAAATTAGTCATATTGCAAATGGTGATATGATTACTATGACTTTAGTTCAAGGTGTCGTTAATACTTTTGTAATTTTTATATCTCGAATGCTTTCACAAATAATAAGCAATCTTATATCAACTAATCGAAATGAAAGTAATGTAGAAGAAAAAAATCCATTTATATATTTTTTAATTTCTACATTTTTTGAATTAATTTTTGGTATATTAGCTAGTATTATTACTATGTGGTTTTCTAGACATCGTGAATTTTATGCTGATGCTAGTTCTGCCAAAATGGTAGGTCGTGAAAAAATGATTTCTGCTTTAAATCGGTTAAAAACTAGTCATGAACCTCAAGAATCTGATAATATGATTGCATTTTGTATAAACGGAAAATCTAATTCTTTTTTTAAATTGTTTGCATCTCATCCTTCTTTAGAAAAGAGAATACAGGCATTACATAATAAAGAATATATGTAA
- the cspC gene encoding cold shock-like protein CspC, whose product MAKIKGQVKWFNESKGFGFITPSDGSKDVFVHFSSIQGNGFKTLTEGQNVEFEIQNGQKGPAAVNVFSV is encoded by the coding sequence ATGGCTAAGATTAAAGGTCAAGTTAAGTGGTTCAACGAATCTAAAGGTTTTGGTTTTATTACTCCATCAGATGGAAGTAAAGATGTTTTTGTTCATTTTTCTTCAATTCAAGGAAATGGATTTAAAACATTAACTGAAGGGCAAAATGTTGAATTTGAAATTCAAAATGGGCAAAAAGGTCCCGCTGCAGTAAATGTTTTTTCTGTATAA
- a CDS encoding TerC family protein, which yields MEFFLDPSTWAGLLTLVILEVVLGIDNLIFVAILSEKLPPNQRDKARLIGLGLALVMRLALLSLISWIVTLNSPIIHNKFFSLSIRDIILLFGGFFLLFKTTMELHERLENNHHENPESKNYAGFWAVVIQIVVLDAVFSLDAIITAVGMVDQLLIMMIAVILATLLMLLASKTLTNFINLHQTVVVLCLSFLLMIGFSLVTEALRLCIPKGYLYAAIGFSILIEIFNQIARHNFMKNQSRRPMRQRAAEAILRLMIGEQDKEKKTKKITTNNQKTASIQSSKEMETFKDEERYMINGVLTLAGRSIRSIMTPRSNISWVNTEKNTDEIRMQLLDTPHSLFPVCKGELDEIIGIVRAKELLVAIEKKIDVSIFSSKILPIIIPDTLDPINLLGVLRRAQGSFVIVSNEFGVVQGLITPLDVLEAIAGEFPDADETPDIIKEKNSWLVKGETDLHSLQQLLNTEELIKENNYASLGGLLIAQKGQLPLPGEIIYIYPFHFHIIKATEYRIDLVRITKNQDQNQEIYK from the coding sequence ATGGAGTTTTTTTTAGACCCGTCAACTTGGGCCGGCTTATTAACACTAGTTATATTAGAAGTAGTATTAGGAATTGATAATTTAATATTTGTAGCAATTTTATCAGAAAAACTACCTCCTAATCAAAGAGATAAAGCACGTTTGATCGGTTTGGGATTAGCTCTAGTAATGCGTTTAGCACTACTATCATTAATATCTTGGATTGTAACACTTAACTCTCCTATTATTCATAATAAATTTTTTTCTTTATCAATACGTGATATTATTCTTTTATTTGGTGGTTTTTTTTTACTATTTAAAACTACAATGGAATTGCATGAAAGATTAGAAAATAATCATCATGAAAATCCAGAAAGTAAAAATTATGCAGGTTTTTGGGCCGTAGTTATTCAAATAGTCGTATTAGATGCAGTTTTTTCTTTAGATGCAATAATTACAGCAGTTGGTATGGTTGATCAGTTGTTAATTATGATGATAGCAGTTATATTAGCAACTCTTTTGATGTTGTTAGCATCAAAAACATTAACTAATTTTATTAATCTTCATCAAACAGTTGTAGTATTATGTCTTAGTTTTTTATTAATGATTGGTTTTAGTTTAGTGACAGAAGCATTAAGATTGTGCATTCCCAAAGGATATTTATATGCTGCAATAGGATTTTCGATTTTAATCGAAATTTTTAATCAAATAGCACGTCATAATTTTATGAAAAATCAATCTAGAAGACCTATGAGACAAAGAGCAGCTGAAGCTATCTTACGATTAATGATAGGGGAACAAGATAAAGAAAAAAAAACAAAAAAAATAACAACAAATAATCAAAAAACTGCTTCTATTCAATCTTCAAAAGAAATGGAAACATTTAAAGATGAAGAAAGATATATGATTAACGGTGTTCTTACGTTAGCCGGACGATCTATTAGAAGTATCATGACTCCACGTAGCAATATTTCTTGGGTAAATACAGAAAAAAATACCGATGAAATTCGAATGCAATTATTAGATACACCACATAGTTTATTCCCAGTATGTAAAGGAGAACTAGATGAAATCATAGGTATTGTACGTGCTAAAGAATTATTAGTTGCTATTGAGAAAAAAATAGATGTATCTATTTTTTCAAGTAAGATTTTACCGATTATTATACCAGATACACTTGATCCTATTAATCTTCTTGGTGTACTTCGTCGTGCTCAAGGTAGTTTTGTAATTGTTAGCAATGAATTTGGAGTGGTACAAGGGTTAATTACTCCCTTAGACGTGTTAGAAGCTATAGCAGGAGAATTTCCAGACGCTGATGAAACACCAGATATTATAAAAGAAAAAAATAGCTGGTTAGTAAAAGGTGAAACCGATTTACATTCATTACAACAATTACTTAATACTGAAGAACTCATTAAAGAAAATAATTATGCTTCATTAGGAGGTTTATTAATTGCTCAAAAAGGTCAATTACCACTTCCAGGAGAAATAATTTATATTTATCCATTTCATTTTCATATTATCAAAGCAACAGAATATCGTATTGATTTAGTAAGAATTACTAAAAATCAAGATCAAAATCAAGAAATATATAAATAG
- the tsaB gene encoding tRNA (adenosine(37)-N6)-threonylcarbamoyltransferase complex dimerization subunit type 1 TsaB, with amino-acid sequence MSNIILAIDSSINCCSIAIYKNKYIYSLSEKCEKQHTTKILPMIQKILFQTKTKFDELDYISFSKGPGNFTSIRIAASIAQSLSFSLNIPIISISTLAIMAEKAWRKYKKKQIIVVINAKKTEVYWAKYIRNKKSIWIGEHTESLLKKKLIINEINNLKNKWTLVSNEWQLIEFKNSSNINKIKIFLPNAKDIIPFTLLKIRNKQLCCSEENSINYLYNTF; translated from the coding sequence ATGTCCAATATAATTTTAGCAATTGATAGCTCAATTAATTGTTGTTCAATTGCTATATATAAAAATAAATACATTTATTCTCTATCAGAGAAATGTGAAAAACAACATACCACAAAAATATTACCTATGATTCAAAAAATATTATTTCAAACGAAAACAAAATTTGATGAATTAGATTATATTTCTTTTTCTAAAGGACCTGGAAATTTTACAAGTATACGTATTGCAGCGAGTATTGCACAAAGTTTGTCATTTAGTTTAAATATTCCTATCATTAGTATTTCTACTTTAGCAATTATGGCTGAAAAAGCATGGCGAAAATATAAAAAAAAACAAATAATAGTTGTAATAAATGCAAAAAAAACAGAAGTATATTGGGCTAAATATATAAGAAATAAAAAATCTATTTGGATAGGAGAACATACTGAATCTTTATTAAAAAAAAAGTTAATTATAAATGAAATTAACAATTTAAAGAATAAATGGACTCTTGTCAGTAATGAATGGCAATTGATTGAATTTAAAAATTCTTCAAATATAAATAAAATTAAAATTTTTCTTCCTAACGCAAAAGATATAATTCCATTTACTTTATTAAAAATAAGAAATAAACAATTATGTTGTTCTGAAGAAAATAGTATTAATTATTTATACAATACATTTTAG
- the minE gene encoding cell division topological specificity factor MinE: MALLDFFLSRNKNTANVAKERLQIIVAEQRKYNNEPDYFPQLKREILSVICKYVNIEPNMITVQLDQKNEDISILELNIILPD; encoded by the coding sequence ATGGCTTTGTTGGATTTTTTTTTATCCCGGAACAAAAATACTGCTAATGTTGCAAAAGAGAGATTGCAAATTATTGTTGCAGAACAAAGAAAATATAATAATGAACCAGATTATTTCCCACAATTAAAACGTGAAATACTATCTGTAATTTGCAAATATGTAAATATAGAACCAAATATGATAACTGTTCAATTAGATCAAAAAAATGAAGATATTTCTATATTAGAATTGAATATTATTTTACCTGATTAA
- the minD gene encoding septum site-determining protein MinD: MARIIVVTSGKGGVGKTTSSAAIATGLAQKGKKTIVIDFDIGLRNLDLIMGCERRVVYDFINVIQGDATLNQAVIKDKKINNLFILPASQTRDKDALTPIGVEKVLTELIKMEFDFIICDSPAGIETGAMLAIYFADEAIITTNPEVSSVRDSDRILGIIASKSRRAEQNSIPIKEYLLLTRYNPIRVKKGEMLSMTDVLDILQIPIIGVIPEDTSVLRASNQGESIILDINSNAGHAYSDTVNRLLGKEQRFRFIKEEKKSFLQRLFGR; this comes from the coding sequence ATGGCACGGATTATTGTAGTAACTTCAGGGAAAGGAGGTGTAGGTAAAACTACTTCAAGCGCGGCTATTGCAACTGGTTTAGCACAAAAAGGCAAGAAAACAATTGTTATAGACTTTGATATAGGATTAAGAAATTTAGATTTAATTATGGGATGTGAACGTAGAGTAGTATATGATTTTATTAATGTTATTCAAGGTGATGCAACACTTAATCAAGCTGTAATTAAAGATAAAAAAATAAATAATTTATTTATACTTCCTGCATCGCAAACGCGAGATAAAGATGCTCTAACACCTATTGGAGTTGAAAAAGTTTTAACAGAACTTATAAAAATGGAATTTGATTTTATTATTTGTGATTCACCGGCAGGAATTGAAACAGGTGCCATGTTAGCAATATACTTTGCAGATGAAGCTATTATTACTACTAACCCTGAAGTTTCTTCAGTACGAGATTCTGATCGAATATTAGGAATAATTGCTTCCAAATCAAGAAGAGCCGAACAAAATAGTATTCCTATAAAAGAATATCTTTTATTAACACGTTATAATCCTATACGTGTTAAAAAAGGCGAAATGTTAAGTATGACAGATGTTTTAGATATTCTTCAAATACCAATAATAGGTGTGATACCTGAAGATACATCTGTTCTTCGTGCATCGAATCAAGGTGAATCTATAATATTAGATATCAATTCAAATGCAGGACATGCTTATAGTGATACTGTAAATCGATTATTAGGTAAAGAACAGCGTTTTCGTTTTATTAAAGAAGAAAAAAAAAGTTTTTTACAACGTTTATTCGGGAGATAG
- the minC gene encoding septum site-determining protein MinC encodes MQKKSIELKSSNFTLLVLYLNNHNIDLINQSLYKKIQECPKFFKNAPVIVNVSRLCNTVNWKKIQEIIISHGFFVVGVSGCQDNMLKKNIIDSGLPVLSERKKNESHFFTNFCFNSKKNKNEIINKVEKTHIIDIPIRSGQKIYAKHADLIVINNVSAGAELVADGNIHIYGIVRGRVLAGANGDTSRKIFCTGLFAELVSISGEYWLSDQIPSEFIGKSAQIYLKNKFLTINSLS; translated from the coding sequence ATGCAAAAAAAATCTATCGAACTTAAAAGTAGCAATTTTACATTATTAGTATTGTATTTAAATAATCATAATATTGATTTAATCAATCAATCATTATATAAAAAAATTCAAGAATGTCCAAAATTTTTTAAGAATGCACCTGTCATTGTCAATGTTTCCAGATTATGCAATACAGTAAACTGGAAAAAAATACAAGAAATTATTATTTCTCATGGTTTTTTTGTTGTAGGAGTAAGTGGTTGTCAAGATAATATGTTAAAAAAAAATATTATTGATTCAGGTTTGCCTGTTTTATCAGAAAGAAAAAAAAATGAATCCCATTTTTTTACTAATTTTTGTTTTAATTCTAAAAAAAATAAAAATGAAATTATTAATAAAGTAGAAAAAACTCATATTATAGATATACCTATACGATCAGGTCAAAAAATTTATGCTAAACATGCTGATTTAATAGTTATTAATAATGTTAGTGCAGGAGCAGAATTAGTAGCAGATGGGAACATTCACATTTATGGTATAGTTCGTGGTAGAGTTCTTGCAGGTGCTAATGGAGATACATCAAGAAAAATATTTTGCACAGGATTATTTGCTGAATTAGTTTCTATATCTGGAGAATATTGGTTATCAGACCAGATACCATCAGAATTTATTGGAAAATCAGCTCAAATTTACTTAAAAAATAAATTTTTAACTATCAATTCTCTCAGTTAA
- the rsmC gene encoding 16S rRNA (guanine(1207)-N(2))-methyltransferase RsmC, producing the protein MKNCDTIIYYWPKDKLEATFQLMNIISSFPVDTEIFIVGHNASGVKSAPLIFQKWIKLDKVDNAKHSILFSGFIKKNIVFILEDFFKTHVWRDLIIKSLPGVFGHKKIDTGSKLLASTFSNKITGTVLDIGCGTGFLSASLLYFSPNAILTLVDNDMSSLKCSQFTLDANKLKGDVVCSDLYSNVFQKFDLIISNPPFHNDLKIDFNIIEKMICCSRKYLTLRGELRFVTNNFLNFNILLKRFFKKFYILKKTSKYKVYQAFL; encoded by the coding sequence ATAAAAAATTGCGATACAATAATTTATTATTGGCCTAAAGATAAATTAGAAGCAACATTTCAATTAATGAATATTATTTCATCATTTCCTGTTGATACGGAAATATTTATTGTAGGACATAATGCTAGCGGAGTAAAAAGCGCTCCATTAATTTTTCAAAAATGGATAAAATTAGATAAAGTAGACAATGCAAAACATTCTATTCTATTTTCAGGGTTTATTAAAAAAAATATAGTTTTTATATTAGAAGATTTTTTTAAAACACACGTATGGAGAGACTTAATTATAAAGTCACTACCTGGCGTTTTTGGTCATAAAAAAATAGATACGGGTAGTAAATTACTTGCATCTACTTTCTCAAATAAAATAACTGGAACAGTTTTAGATATTGGTTGTGGTACAGGATTTTTGTCAGCATCTCTATTATATTTTTCACCTAATGCTATTTTAACGTTAGTTGATAACGATATGTCTTCATTAAAATGTAGTCAATTTACGCTTGATGCTAATAAATTAAAGGGAGATGTAGTATGTAGTGATTTGTACTCGAATGTTTTTCAAAAATTTGATCTAATTATTTCTAATCCACCTTTTCATAATGATTTGAAAATTGATTTTAATATAATAGAAAAAATGATATGTTGTTCTAGGAAATACCTAACACTAAGAGGAGAATTAAGATTTGTCACAAATAATTTTTTAAATTTTAATATTCTATTAAAAAGATTTTTTAAAAAATTTTATATACTAAAAAAAACAAGTAAATATAAAGTATATCAAGCTTTTTTATAA
- a CDS encoding OmpA family protein gives MKKRALAIAFLLASLISPVQAEEQNGWYLGTKMGWSHFNPLKYDIHNILANNNQDNFLIENFSAPIVGLFLGYEFNPYFGLEIENDTNGFSPHFMFQKNKEHMQSNSVQVATKLSYPITDDFHLYTRLGGIVLWDDLASKDTVKNLFSKESSLFPSVSLGAEYIFNEKFITRLDYNWKNSVKNILNSSIKPSLGDAVLSIGWKFGKSNINDMFSSYDPELLNAQYSVLNENVNFPFNSTELKPIAYDKLNKLDDDIKEMKLKNISIILLGHSDKIGNYEYNQKLSEDRAYSIKNYLTSRGFSRDKITVKGMGSLYPLTNQVCKDIKNKPLLVSCLAPDRRVEIEVLSDIQ, from the coding sequence ATGAAAAAACGAGCTCTCGCTATCGCGTTTTTATTAGCAAGCTTGATTTCCCCAGTTCAAGCTGAAGAACAAAATGGATGGTATCTAGGTACAAAAATGGGATGGTCTCATTTTAATCCTTTAAAGTATGATATTCATAATATTTTAGCTAATAATAATCAGGATAATTTTTTAATAGAAAATTTCAGTGCTCCAATTGTTGGATTGTTTTTAGGATATGAGTTTAATCCGTATTTTGGTTTGGAAATAGAAAATGATACTAATGGTTTTTCTCCTCATTTTATGTTTCAAAAAAATAAAGAACATATGCAATCTAATAGTGTTCAAGTAGCAACTAAATTATCTTATCCGATAACAGATGATTTTCATCTTTATACTAGATTAGGTGGGATTGTTTTATGGGATGATCTTGCTTCTAAAGACACTGTAAAAAATTTATTTAGTAAAGAGAGTTCATTATTTCCTAGTGTTTCTTTAGGTGCTGAGTATATTTTTAATGAAAAATTTATTACTAGATTAGATTATAATTGGAAAAATAGTGTGAAAAATATATTGAATTCGTCTATTAAACCTTCTCTAGGAGATGCAGTATTATCTATTGGATGGAAGTTTGGAAAATCGAATATAAATGATATGTTTTCATCTTATGATCCTGAATTACTAAACGCACAATATAGTGTTTTAAATGAAAATGTAAATTTTCCTTTTAATAGTACAGAACTAAAACCCATTGCTTACGATAAACTAAATAAATTAGATGATGATATAAAAGAGATGAAATTGAAAAATATTTCTATTATTCTTTTAGGACACTCTGACAAAATAGGTAATTATGAATATAATCAAAAATTATCTGAAGACCGTGCTTATAGTATTAAAAATTATTTAACTTCTCGAGGATTTTCTAGAGATAAAATAACCGTTAAGGGTATGGGGAGTTTATATCCATTAACTAATCAAGTATGTAAAGATATAAAAAATAAACCTTTACTAGTTAGTTGTTTAGCTCCAGATCGTCGTGTAGAAATTGAAGTATTATCTGATATTCAATAA